A window of Variovorax sp. HW608 genomic DNA:
CTGTTCTATTCATGCATCGGCCGGAGGCCGAGCTGTTTCATTTTGAGAATTTCAAGTGCCACGCGCAAGCGGCTAGGGTTTTGCCTAGGGTTGCGGTCAGGTGCGACGTCCAAGATTCATGTGGCCGAAAAACAGCCTTCTCTTACCTTTACGAACGGAGACAGCCACATGCAGGTTTCTTTCACGGTCAACGGCCGCGATGTCACGGTCGACGCGCCCCCCAACACCTTCCTGGTCCAGGCGCTCCGGGAACACCTCCATCTCACCGGCACGCACGTGGGCTGCGACACCGCACAGTGCGGCGCCTGCACGGTCCACGTCAACGGACGCGCGGTGAAGTCCTGCAACGTGCTGGTCGCGCAGGTCGTCGGCGCCAAGGTCACGACGATCGAGGGCGTGGCGCAGCCCGACGGCACCATGCATCCGATGCAGGCGGCGTTCAAGGAGTGCCACGGCCTGCAATGCGGCTTCTGCACGCCGGGCATGGTGATGAGCGCCATCGACCTGTGCACCTTCCACCCCAACGCAAGCGAGACGGAGATCCGCGAACTGCTCGACGGCAACATCTGCCGCTGCACCGGCTACCAGAACATCGTCAAGGCGGTCCAGATGGGCGGCAAGGCGATGACCGAACCTGCCGCCAAGGCCGCGGCCAACGTCTGAGGAGAAAAGTCATGGGTGCATCCGACTTCTCCAGCCTGCCGCACATCGGCGAGGCGCTGCGCCGCAAGGAAGATTACCGCTTCCTCACCGGCGCCGGCCAGTACACCGACGACGTGACCCTGGGCAACCAGGCGTACGCGGTGTTCCTGCGTTCGCCGCGCGCGCACGCGAACATCAAGTCCATCGACACCGCGGCCGCCCTCAAGATGCCCGGCGTGGTCGGCATCCTCACCGGCAAGGACATCGAGGGAAAGATGGGCGGCCTGCCCTGCGGCTGGCTCATCAACAACCCCGACGGCACGCCGATGAAGGAGCCGCCTCATCCGATCCTCGCGACGGACAAGGTGCGCTATGTGGGTGACCACGTCGCCATGGTCGTGGCCGAGACGGTCGAGCAGGCGAAGAACGCCGCCGAGGCGATCGTGGTCGACTACGAAGAGCTGCCCGCGCTGGTCAGCGTGGCCGATGCCGCGAAGAAGCAGAGCGGCGTCGTGATCCACGAGCAGGCGCCGGACAACCAGTGCTACAAGTGGACCATCGGCGACAAGGCGGCGGTCGATGCGGCCTTCGCGAATGCGGCGCACGTCACCAGGCTGGATCTGGTCAACAACCGGCTGGTGCCCAACGCGATCGAGCCGCGCGTCGCCATCGGCAGCTACAACCGCGCGAACGACGAATACACGCTCTACGTCTCCAACCAGAACCCGCATGTCGAGCGCCTGCTCATGACCGCCTTCGTGCTCGGCCTGCCCGAGCACAAGGTGCGGGTGATCGCACCCGATGTGGGCGGCGGCTTCGGCTCGAAGATCTATCTCTATGCGGAGGACGTGGCCCTGACCTGGGGCTCGAAGCAGCTCAACCGCAACATCAAGTGGACGGCGGAGCGCTCGGAATCCTTCCTCTCCGACGCCCACGGCCGCGACCACGTGAGCCATGCCGAGATGGCGATGGATGCCAACGGCAAGTTCCTCGCCCTGCGCGTGCACACCGACGCGAACCTGGGCAGCTACCTGTCGACCTTCTCGACCGCGATACCGACCATCCTCTACGCGACGCTGCTCGCGGGGCAGTACGCCACGCCGCAGATCTACGTCGAAGTCGATGCCTGGTTCACCAACACCGCGCCGGTCGATGCCTACCGCGGCGCGGGCCGGCCCGAGGCCACCTACTTGCTCGAACGGCTCGTCTCGCGCTGCGCGTGGGAGATGAACCTCGGCCAGGACGAGATCCGCAAGCGCAACTTCATCACCAGCTTCCCCTACCAGACGCCGGTCGCGCTGCAGTACGACACGGGCGATTTCCACGCCTGCATGGACAAGGCCAGGACGCTGGCCGACGTGGCCGGCTTCGGCCAGCGCAAGTCGGCGAGCGAGGCCAAGGGCAAGCTGCGCGGCATCGGCTATTCGAGCTACATCGAAGCCTGCGGCATCGCGCCGTCGAACATCGCGGGCGCGCTCGGTGCGCGCGCGGGCCTGTTCGAGTGCGGCGAGATCCGCGTGCATCCGACCGGCAGCGTGACGGTGTTCACCGGCTCGCACAGCCACGGCCAGGGCCATGAGACCACCTTCGCGCAGGTGGTGGCCGCGCGCCTGGGCATCCCGGTCGAATCGGTGGACGTGGTGCACGGCGACACCGGCCGTGTGCCCTTCGGCATGGGCACCTACGGCTCGCGCTCGATCTCGGTCGGCGGCGCGGCGATCATGAAGGCGCTCGACAAGATCGAGGCCAAGGCCAAGAAGATCGCGGCGCACCTGATGGAAGCGAGCGATGCCGACGTCGACTTCGCCAACGGCGAGTTCACCGTCAAGGGCACCGACAAGAAGATCCCCTTCGGGCAGGTCGCGCTGACCGCCTACGTGCCGCACAACTACCCGCTCGACAAGCTCGAGCCGGGGCTCGACGAAACCGCGTTCTACGACCCGACGAACTTCACCTTCCCGGGCGGCACCTACATCTGCGAGGTCGAGGTCGACAAGGAGACCGGCGAAGTGCGGGTCGACCGTTTCACCGCCGTCGACGACTTCGGCACGATCATCAATCCGATGATCGTGGAAGGACAGGTGCTCGGCGGCCTCGTGCAGGGCATCGGTCAGGCCTTGATGGAAAACTGCGTCTACGACAAGGAGAGCGGCCAGCTCCTCACGGGCAGCTTCATGGACTACGCCATGCCGCGCGCCGACGACTTCCCGATGTTCAAGCTCGACACCGTGTGCACCCCGTGCACGCACAACCCGCTGGGCACCAAGGGCTGCGGCGAGGCGGGCGCGATCGG
This region includes:
- a CDS encoding (2Fe-2S)-binding protein, whose product is MQVSFTVNGRDVTVDAPPNTFLVQALREHLHLTGTHVGCDTAQCGACTVHVNGRAVKSCNVLVAQVVGAKVTTIEGVAQPDGTMHPMQAAFKECHGLQCGFCTPGMVMSAIDLCTFHPNASETEIRELLDGNICRCTGYQNIVKAVQMGGKAMTEPAAKAAANV
- a CDS encoding xanthine dehydrogenase family protein molybdopterin-binding subunit, which encodes MGASDFSSLPHIGEALRRKEDYRFLTGAGQYTDDVTLGNQAYAVFLRSPRAHANIKSIDTAAALKMPGVVGILTGKDIEGKMGGLPCGWLINNPDGTPMKEPPHPILATDKVRYVGDHVAMVVAETVEQAKNAAEAIVVDYEELPALVSVADAAKKQSGVVIHEQAPDNQCYKWTIGDKAAVDAAFANAAHVTRLDLVNNRLVPNAIEPRVAIGSYNRANDEYTLYVSNQNPHVERLLMTAFVLGLPEHKVRVIAPDVGGGFGSKIYLYAEDVALTWGSKQLNRNIKWTAERSESFLSDAHGRDHVSHAEMAMDANGKFLALRVHTDANLGSYLSTFSTAIPTILYATLLAGQYATPQIYVEVDAWFTNTAPVDAYRGAGRPEATYLLERLVSRCAWEMNLGQDEIRKRNFITSFPYQTPVALQYDTGDFHACMDKARTLADVAGFGQRKSASEAKGKLRGIGYSSYIEACGIAPSNIAGALGARAGLFECGEIRVHPTGSVTVFTGSHSHGQGHETTFAQVVAARLGIPVESVDVVHGDTGRVPFGMGTYGSRSISVGGAAIMKALDKIEAKAKKIAAHLMEASDADVDFANGEFTVKGTDKKIPFGQVALTAYVPHNYPLDKLEPGLDETAFYDPTNFTFPGGTYICEVEVDKETGEVRVDRFTAVDDFGTIINPMIVEGQVLGGLVQGIGQALMENCVYDKESGQLLTGSFMDYAMPRADDFPMFKLDTVCTPCTHNPLGTKGCGEAGAIGSPPAVINAVLDALAPLGVKDFDMPASPFRVWEAMQKQA